atccaaaaagttgcttggcttatcccagtccacgtacattgatactatgctgaaaaggttcagcatggaaaatttcaagaaaggctatctaccgataggccatggaatttctctctcgaagagggattgtccgacaacacctcaagagagagagcgtatgggtaggattccatatgcttcggcagtgggatctatcatgtacgccatgacatgtacatgatcagatgtggcatactcactaggggtagtgagtagataccaatctgatccaggagagaatcactggaaggttgttaaaaccatcctgaagtatttgagaaatactaaggaccagtggcttatatatggtgaatcggacttgagacttatagggtttacagactctagtttccagtctgatcgcgatgatagcaagagtatgtcaggatttatttttacccttaatggtggagctgtctgctggaagagttccaagcagcacactgtggctgatttagtatgcgaggcggagtatattgctgcatcagatgctgccaaagaagcggtgtggctgaggaaattcatcaccgagctcggagtagcaccctcccttgttggtccagttctgctctactgcgacagctctggagccattgctcaggcgaaggaaccaaaggcacaccagcggacgaagcatattctgcgccgctaccatctcatccgggagatcgtggatcgaggtgacgtcgaccttcagaagatcgacgggaaggagaacctggccgacccattcactaaagccattgcggtgaaggagttcaacgactacaagtcgaagatgggtattagatactgcaccgataggctttaggccaagtgggagattattgggaatagtgtcccaaagccaatcgtcagcctgttgacggttgtgctccttttgtattagtacatgaattataaataaataaaagttattttgatattttttcatcacaaatgtttcatcttctaatgaactcctgtgttgtggtgaagtccttaggactatttagactcgacaaaggaggatttgtcgtttagtccttaaacatgttcgcgaccaaatgatacgttgttaccaaggacgacaatatttatcgagcataggtcgttgtgtgccatatgggttggttgtcctcataaccaaagagtgtggagacactggtatggcatacaggtgagatgtaatggtacatctgcactgaacgtgaccaactccggagctatttctgctgtcaagatttactccgatgggatatgggtataaatgtctctccgatctgagaccgtcacggtgacttgcaagcaactcactgcacttaggcactggactacctgaatttctaattcagtaacggaaggttgctgggtgtagtcaagtacttgacttgtcggtgcgtgtgtcaagataggattgaccactccagtttaggagctgtgtacagtcgtgtttcaatttagcaaaaccttggccagggtagtcctagtgaggagtcacaggactaattgagttgagcacgattcggatgatatcatcagggttgacagtttaatcctgagtcatcctaaacacaggggtcaaaagggatgaattatacggtaaccatattcacgtaggttctgaatgttgcgattgcgattattcgacctatccggtcgtcgggtaccattgctagatggtcacttcgattagtacagaaattggttcctgtgctaccggcttaggttcgaacctgcggggtcacacacattagaggttcctttctgatctgatggttgattatgagtcttatctatctggaactctatgattgagaattaggattctctaatcatgagttccacatattttgggtaccggggtcaaaaattttgaatttcgaattttgaatttgaaatttgaactctttgatcagggtttcatatcgatggtctctgatgcctgattgcccattggatttggactcaacatttatgagaggtttaattagtgatttaatcactaattaactcaatttgattgagtaattatttttggatcaagtccaattgaattggattcagtttggattgacccgattaggttaaatgttgacctaatcgctaaggtggtttagtccctgatttgatcaggagttaggtttagttaattcctgatttgattaggattttattaagcctaattaagcctaattatgttggatttaatttggtctaattgtgctcaacctattttaaactaggttggctcaatttgaatcaaaccaccttgttttaaatttcctgtgtcacccaacttccttgcacccatttgaattcacgagaagaaacttctcgtgaaatttttctcacgtaaaacccttccccacgtcctcatttgtgcgccatatggatggataaattaattagttagccattcaaattcaaagcatgtttgaatttgaatggataacttatcacttgccctttcatccttatccattttgtgcgccacattacttacacgagaaaaggtttctcgtgaaactttttcacgcacaaagagccacgccccttctcttctcacgcccaaaaggatagggataagttggttttcgtttgaattcaaatttgatttgaattcaaatgtgtaacctcttgtctttatcctctcacgcggataagacacgttcgacgttgttttaaaaagaagagaaaggtgggacgtgcgtagaaaaattaggagagaaactttggggcgtgaggaaggcttctacgtaaggtgaaggtccaaaaccttccgagagaaaaagaaagaaaagagagaaaattgggcgcaggatttttggtgtgtaccctagagtttctacctagggttcgggaagtgagattggtgtgccatgagtgtcgtgagtccaccaaatttcagagagagatctatcagcctctcaagtaactgtgcagacgatccggagcatccgagaagtcggcacacatcgatcgaaggagttcaatcaacatctgccatcaaaagggtgaaatcacgaactagcattcgtaacgagctgatcagacgggagcttcgtgtggacgatccacagaggccagacagttgggtggctgcgacatgACAATcaaagccctccgacggtgatcaaattacggtgatcgactacccgcaaaaggtgatgtgttctgaacacagtactgtaaaacgtttactgattcaaatttgaatttcaaatttaaatgcatgctgttgtatcatatttagatcttagtgtagggttaattagtattaattaatgagattaattaataattttgctgtaaaatagtaattttgaaaaaaatttaaaattaccattttgctcctgcattaaatttttgcttcaaatataACAATGCACAATCTCAAGGCTGCCCTTTCGAGTGGCTAGCCCAAATGCAATTAGAAATAAGGCGACAGAATCTCCTATAATTTTGAACAATGTTAGCTCAAGTGATTCCACTTCTGCTGATTTTACCATAGTTGTTTCTCGGCTTAACCAGGAGATTTCATCAGTTGGCCAGACCAAGATTTTGTTCAGTAGCTGAAGTTTCTTGTTCTCGAGTTAGTGCTCCTCAGGTAATCAAATGGATGTCATAACAgctgaatttattttttatttccttGGAATGATGAATGCCATGTACAATAACTAACTCAAGTTGAATGATCAAATCAGATAATGCAATATAAATTACAAACCAAATTGGTAAAGGAAAGACGACCATTGAAGAATGATTAAGCCAGCGTATCTATGATGGATCTGGTGTGGCCTCTGAATGCAAACATGGAAGGAATGGTGGCATTACTTGTTAGAATGTATCGACGAGCTCACATCCGGAAAGTGGCAGTAGATTAACTTGGAATATCCACCACAATTAGATGGCCTTCATTCCAGCAACTTCTCGTAGCTTCTCGCAGACAATGAATGTGATTGTGGTCTGGGGACCTAATCTTGCAAAGGTAGCAAAACCTCTGATACATAAAATAtggatgcaaaagaaattatTACACAAGTATTCAAATGTAAAGGGTGCAAATTGAAAAGGAATTATTTCAACCAGCTTAATTTATTCAAGCAACAGTTTCTTTTGAGTTTTCTTAGACAGCATTCAGGCAGCAATATTTGCCGATTGTATATAACAGAAGGTATGTCTTCACGCCCATCAAGGATAAATGAAAGTTCAAAAGAAAGTAGACAATGTATGGCAGATGAATAAATAAAGGAAATAAAATGATTAACTAGCTTAGGTTGGGTAAGGGTATGCTCTGCCAAGAAGTGGAAAGAGTAAGCTTTTACTGGTACTTATCCACAGATAATAGTACTTAAATTTCTGAGAGACATACATAATAGTTCTGTCATTGGGTTCATATAAATAAAAAGCATGCTTCACCATGAATTAACCCATGCTTTCAGGTTAAACCATCCAGGCATGTGGTCAAAAAGAACCAGGGGAAATTGACACCCAGTTCTTTCATTGACCGCCATCTGATGATTGGTCCTCACACAGCCACTTTATAAGTAGTCTTGCAAACAGTTCGGCTACTTTTTGCACATAGGACTTAGACCTGTTTCTATACCtgatttatatacatttatgcaTGGGCCATGGATCAAAATAAAATGCCAATCAAGAGGCAGACAACAACTTCGTCAAACAATAAGGAGAAATCCACAGTAGTTATGGTACTCAGGTCAGATAGCCAATAACAAGTCAGTTTGATTGGCCTGAGGATCTAGCACATAGGACCATATCCTGATAATGATGGAAATCTTCAACTATCTTCATTTAGAAAATTATTTGTTTATCAAAGTTGCCATCCCATCTACAATGATATGACACCATTCTAATCAGATGTCTTTCCTTTTTTACTAATTTTCAGGTCCATACTGTTTCCAGAGACGAATAAAAATAGCATGTCAACACCTCCTATCTAATCATAACAGAAAGGGTCTCAACCAAGAAAATATCATGGTCATTGTTGCATGCCAAGCAAAATTTAGACCCTAGTTGCCAACATTATTGACCCTGCGGCATGCTAAATAACAAACTAACTCCAGTTATTGCATTTGTGAATTGTAGGCATTTACCGCTCTAACATAATGGGATTTTTTGATGCAATCAGCAGACAGGTAAAGTCCACTATTATACATCTTaccttcttcttttgtttttgaAAAGTATGGTTGGAGTACCACCTTCTCTGTTTGGACCCTGAAATTTCCTCAGCACATATGCAAGGGAGATGGGCACCAACTGGAGGACCCAAGTCTCACTGGCTTGCCACATTTGTTGTTGCTTCTTGTTTTCAAGGTTCCCATTTCCCAAATCCCttcatccatatccttccaaatcAGTATAGGGTTCAGGATAGCCTTCATTTTAATAAACTGCCCAATGTTTGCGTTACTTCTTACTTAGTTGTGGAAATTTTGaagaaaacataaaaaatatttggcAGATGTACTCCATAAAGTTATTTTGTGACCAACTTAGAAGGTAATAAAAATGATAGAATGCTATAAAAGGTCCTGAAGGAAGATACATTTAAAGAGCAGACAGACAAGACTCAAGCAGAAGAAAGCACCTGAAAAGATGGGAAAACCATAAATTGCTAACAGGGAGATCTCATCCCAACTTCGTTCTAAAGTGAACTCTTGTTAGCATGCATGTTTACCATGACTAAATACATCAAAGAATGTGTCTAACTCCTCAGTTTCTTACTGGAAAAAGATAACTAAGAGTTACCACAAGAGAATTAAAAAAACCATAAACTGACCGACCCTTTATAATCATGATACCAAGTATTCAGTCCATCAGTTGTatctaaataaatcaaaattgaaCTTTATCCATGAAGGTCTCTCTGTAAATATTTCTCACATAATTCTCAcatagtacaaccatcaacattgcaaaaaaaaaaaaaaaaacaaggctTATCCTATTTTTTGCAAATGAGAATTTTGATCTCATTCATGATGAGATAACAATGTCTATGTCATTTGCAGACACACTCCTGAAAAGGAAAGATGAGATTGAAAATTGAAATGGACTGATCTGGAGGAATTTGGCAGTTCAGCCTCCAAGGATATCACTAGGAATGATCATTTGGGGTGCCAAAAGAGATACGACAAACAAAGCCTGGAGTATTTCTCCCCTCTTTTCTTCTCAAGTAGAATCCATTGTTTCTTTATAATTGAACAGTTTAATCAAAGCAtagcagtaaatgataaaatggAATCATTCCGTTATTTTTTAAATGGATAATTTCTAAAACTCAAATGCCTTTAGTTACAAATACatctaattatattaagttgtcaaCACTATCTGAAGCTTGATCAGTTGATTCCTCATTTCTTAAATTTAACTTAACAGAGGTAGAGCCAGGGGATCAGTTGGGGCCATGCCTGCACCACAACACCACCACCCCCCCCACAAACCAacacaattttttttgaaaaaaaaaccaTAGGAACTCTGCTATTTCTCTCTTGAACTCGGTCGTTCTCATATGCCAGTTTGGATTCTCAGATTGGGTTTGTCCAGCAAGCAAATTTTAGATATCTTAGAAAGTTAATATTCATGCTAAATAAGGAAGTTGTTCTTGTCAATCAAGGGAGCAATCCTTATTGGGATATGAATTGACCGGAGAAGAACTTGATGAACTCTATTCACAAAATGGTACTGTTGAAACTAAAGTGGTTATTTTTTACTCATGTGGCCATTCCTTCATTTACAACTTTGATCCCTTCCCTCAGCAGTCTGCTCTTGACCTGCAACATATGGCATGTCCATATATGCCTTCCTTTCTCTGTCATAGTGGCAAATTAACTACTTGACCATCTCTCAGCATGTTTCATCACTGTATGCTTTGTGCAAAGACGAGGATCATATTTACATGGTTCTTTACTAAAGTTTTAAAGATTTCCAATCCTTTTAAATTCCTATTTTGTTATCTTAATTTCTATGTTTCAAGTCAAGAACATGATAGAATAGGATAACAAAAATGGGTTTGAAACTTGATAAGTTGTGTCTTCCCCTTTTTCTGGGAGAACAAGGAGGGAGAACCCACCCAATTTTTAAGATAATTCAAAGGAAGAAAATACAAACTTATTAAGGCCAATGGTAATGAATtttaagagaattgattgtaggtCTTCAATTGAAATCATTACACATAACATGTTTAAATGATTTGATATGGTGTACATACTTTAGCAAGACATTACACAAGAAAAATggcaatcatgaaaaaataaagctCAGATGGCTAGGTTAAAGCAGTACAACCATGTTCAACACCAGCAATGATAAATTCaccaaattatataaataaaactgATTCAGCATCAGGCACACCCAAGAATGCTTGTGTGCCATCAATATTTGCATCAAATACTCTGATGTTTGATAAAGTTAGCAAATGATCCTCACCCTTTATAAAGTGCTCTGAAGCCCTCCGTAAGCACAACCTGAAAGCAACCCAACAACCCAACCAAAAAACAAAATAAGGAGACAAAAAAGAAGTAAGAGCTCAACAAAACCATAAGCATCTTTTTCCTCATCTTGAATCTTAAGAAGAAGATACTTCAGAATTATGAACAAAACCAATTAAAAGAGGGGGAAAAAGCATGGGCTGTTCGCAAAAAGTTCATCTTGCACTATATGCTAGATCAGAATCACAATTTTACAGAAGATACAACCAAAAACATTATAAGCATTTCAGTCTACTCCCTTTAAGATCAACAACAAAAAAGTTAAGTATTTTAGATGTCTTAAAGCAAAGAAGGAAAGAATCACTCTTTATCTTGATTTGGCTCCCAACTAAGCATGGATGCTGAAAAAATTTAAAGCAATGGTTTCACTCGCTCAGCTAGTCAGTCTTAAATGATATATGTAGTGTATGGATTGCATAGAGGTAATTGAGAAAAACCTGGTTGGGTAAACCCATGAATACAAGACTTAAATTGTGATAGGAAGCCGCAAGCCAAACCATGAGGCAATCAGGTAATATTCATGCCAGCATGGGGAAGAGAAATAATTATTTTAGGACAGTAGTACGATTGAAGTCATGATCCGGAACCTTTACCGTTGTGGTATGGACCAGTATGGTACAATACTGAACTCTTAAGAGAGGGTATGTCTCTTGGTGTTTGCACAACAAAATAGATGTAAAATACCATGTAAATCAATGTCGCAACCATATGGATGTGGTACCTTATTGATACGATCTTATATGGATGATTTGGACTGATAAAGATTTGTACTTTAATCCTTGGATGATACTATCTCTAACCTTCTAGATAGATCATGTGGATGGCAAACTTTTTGTGATAGCATATCATCATAAGACTCTGTCTCTATGTGGATAATTTTTGAAAGAAGTGATCCATGAGTTTTAAATGATCTGATATCATTTAAAAGATGAACAAAGCCAATTTAAAACATGTTGCTCTACAAGACAGATGCCCAGTAACTAACAGAAAATGCTAACCATGTCACAAGGAGGGCCATAAGTGAGCAGCTGTAGAGTTTTAGCTTAACCACTTCAATAGGAAGAACATAAGCAAATGCCTAATAAAGTCATCCATTATAgcacaaaagataaaaaaataacacAAACTGCTGCACTTTTGATATCATCTATAGCCTGTCCAACCTCCAGCACCATTGTAAAATGGATTTCATATTTTATTAACTATGGCTATTCTATcaacatacatacatgcacacaAACATGCATATATCTGTGTATTTATATATAGTCTTCCTGAAGTTTCATGCTTAGCATCactgcttcttccttgacaaatgACAAATTATTAGATGCAAATACAATCTGCAATCTGCCTCAAGTTTTAGGAGGGGGATATGTGTACTGCATGTAGAATTTCTATTCAATATAACAGGTGACGATGTACATGGCTATTAGATGAGTAATGTATTTTTAGCCATATAGTGGGCTCAGGCACCACCGGCCCAAAATTAGATTGTTGACATGCATTACAACACTTTTCttaattttcttcaaaaattacAGAATGTTACTTAAAGAATAAATTGTTGAAATCACATCTACAAGAAGACACTGGAAATGGGCTTTAAGGTTTTCTCAAATGAGAGCAAACTTAAGCCTTTTGCAGTAAGATTGATTGTCAATCTAATTTCAACACTTCACTGTTTTTGGTCTAAGATCAacaaaggccaaaaaaaaaaaaaatgtttagtTAAAAATTCCCAGATAACAACTCATTCTTCATCAGGGAAGATGCAAATGGTGATCCATCCTCCCTACACCTCAAGATTAATTTATCTGTTGCTTCCTTTAATGTTGCCCTCATTAGCATGACAGatatgaatctaattcatataaaatGTATAATAGAACATCTAGTGACTCTATCTATATCAAATATATTTCTCCAGAAATGTAAATTATATGGTTTACTTAGGAATTCTACACTACAAATTCAAGAGGAAACCCATTAATGCTTTCACAGGTAAGTATAAATTTAAGACTCCTCAGCATGCAACATAGCTATCTTGTAATCATTCATACATCGTTATTTTACATTTGTGACATCCAACACATTTGTTAAACTCATAGCAATTTGTTGGCTTTTGGATGGACTAAAATAACCATGTAAGAATTGTTGATACTGTTCACATCCTTAGTAGATCTCTATTACTTGATCTCAATGCCCATTATACTCTGGGTGAAGGTATTTTGCAACCCAAAAATATCTGAGTTCTAGGAAGCCAGTGAGTGTTAAAGCCAGTATTGGCTTTTGGGTTTGATCCCACTTTTGTTCCAATTCCTAATTCTGAAAAAGAAAATCAGGAATtacaaatcaaacaatttgatgttTTTGAATTACCTTTTAATCAAGCATTATGATTGCAGACCTGTAACTTCTAATGATTATGAAATGCtgtataatttttcatgtaaatgtGCTAGCTGCCCAGGTGGGTTGCTGTGATTGTACGATGATGCTGGCTTCATATTTATCTAGATACAAAATTTTATCATGGCACGATGATGATGGCTTCATATTTCTCTATATACAAAATTTTATCATTGCACAGACCTGATAAAATGAGGCTAGGCCCCTAACTGGCAAATAAAACGAATAGACTACAAGATTGTACCAACTTATACTTGATATTCGACACAAAATGTATATGAGAAATATTGCTCAATGTGCAGAAAAACTTTGCATCATGAAGCATTTGTGTTTAATACCCGGTAAGCACAATGGAATCCATTTCTGTAACTTCTGACACCCGTGGGTTCTTGTTGCAACATAAGGCGGGTTTTGATCATGTCGATGGGTGCTGTTACTAGGGTTCCGACTGTTCCAGCTATGCAACTTGAGCTTCAAAAAGGCATAGACTGATGTTAGTTATTTCTCAGCATTCTAATCTAAAAGCAGCTTCAGAGTATAATTCACAGATCTAGACAACAAGAATAACCAGGAATTCcttatacatgagatgtagatGAAAACCTTCTTCAAGAGGTGTCCATTTGAGCAAGGCCTGAATCAGAGGAAAGTAAATGAAGTTATCTACAAAAGCAAAAGCCTGAGTTAAAAAAAGGGATAAAGAATAATATattattcaattaaatatttaaaacaaTGTAAAATGCCTGCTAATAAGTAGAGAAAGAAGGGTGGGGTGCATCCGATGAAGAGCTAAACCTGCTTGGATTCATCATATGTTGCCATCTGTGATGCAGTCAAAGAACCAGCTCTGGCCATTGCTGGGCCAACACCTTTCCAAAGTGCTCTTATGCCCTCCTCTGACATGATTTTATGCATCTCTCTAATAGGGCCCCTTCTGGTGTTTGAGTTCATTTGCAGCCTCACCTGCATACATGCACAGGTAAAGAGAATTCTCCATTATGTAGGGATTATCACAACAGTTCCATAGAATTGACAGTGTGCAGTATTCTACCTTTAAGACTTCCGTTGGATTGGTCAATGCAGTTGCTATGGCACCAGAAAATGCTCCAGATGCAACCTTCACAAGAAAATTAGTTGATCCAAACATGTAGTCACAAATACATTTGCAAGGCTCATATAAGCCTAACCTAAGACCTCCATAAAGGACAGACCTAGTCAATGCAGGTCCAAGGCCCAAATATAGTGCCCTAGGGCCTTCGCTTTTAATTATTTGTGCAGAAAGTTCTCCCTGCAGGTTTCAAAGATTGTGTTTAGCAACTATCTCCAATATCAGAAGAAAGAAATCTAATAGCTTGATGAGACAGCTAGTAGCCATGGAAAGATACCATCCCAATCAAGTTCCCTCTTTGGCCG
Above is a genomic segment from Elaeis guineensis isolate ETL-2024a chromosome 1, EG11, whole genome shotgun sequence containing:
- the LOC105039814 gene encoding uncharacterized protein; the encoded protein is MGSSEPPRSFPSGGLMESEGKQRSDVPYALYHFSTSGAAVAVATTVTHPLDVLKVRLQMQLAGQRGNLIGMGELSAQIIKSEGPRALYLGLGPALTRSVLYGGLRLGLYEPCKCICDYMFGSTNFLVKVASGAFSGAIATALTNPTEVLKVRLQMNSNTRRGPIREMHKIMSEEGIRALWKGVGPAMARAGSLTASQMATYDESKQALLKWTPLEEGFHLHLISSCIAGTVGTLVTAPIDMIKTRLMLQQEPTGVRSYRNGFHCAYRVVLTEGFRALYKGGFATFARLGPQTTITFIVCEKLREVAGMKAI